The Argentina anserina chromosome 3, drPotAnse1.1, whole genome shotgun sequence genome includes a region encoding these proteins:
- the LOC126786247 gene encoding oxysterol-binding protein-related protein 3C — MSGPNDKDEKNKGFFAAMSSGLSVFGNAMHRSVGGMLGYEGVEVINPDGGKEDAEEEAHRGRWKKEERDGYWKMMQKYIGSDITSMVTLPVYIFEPMTMLQKMAELMEYSHLLDLADECEDPYLQLVYATSWAISVYYAYQRTWKPFNPILGETYEMVNHCGFTFVAEQISHHPPMSAAHGENEHFTYDVTSKLKTKFLGNSCDVYPVGRTRVTLKKSGVVLDLVPPPTKINNLIFGRTWVDSPGDMTMTNLTTGDKAVLYFQPCGWFGAGRYEVDGYVYNAAEEPKMLMTGKWNESMSYQSCDLEGEPLPGTELKEVWHLADVPQDDKFQYTYFAHKINSFDSAPKRFLASDSRLRPDRYALEKGDLSKAGAEKSRLEERQRAEKREREAKGQKFTPRWFDLTEEISPTPWGDLEVYQYNSRYTQHRAEIDSSNSVDAVDVTSIDFNPWQYGNVSAE, encoded by the exons ATGAGTGGGCCAAACGACAAGGATGAGAAGAACAAGGGCTTCTTCGCCGCCATGAGTTCCGGCCTCTCCGTCTTCGGCAACGCCATGCACCGATCCGTCGGCGG GATGCTTGGTTATGAAGGGGTCGAAGTTATAAATCCAGATGGAGGCAAAGAAGATGCAGAGGAGGAAGCTCACCGAGGAAGATGGAAGAAGGAG GAACGAGACGGTTACTGGAAGATGATGCAGAAGTATATAGGTTCAGATATAACTTCAATGGTGACACTGCCTGTATATATTTTTGAGCCAATGACGATGCTGCAGAAAATGGCAGAG CTGATGGAGTATTCACACTTGTTGGATCTTGCGGATGAATGTGAGGATCCTTATCTGCAGTTGGTGTATGCCA CTTCATGGGCTATATCTGTCTACTATGCCTACCAGCGAACATGGAAACCATTTAATCCTATACTTGGGGAGACTTATGAAATGGTCAATCACTGTGGGTTTACATTTGTTGCAGAGCAG ATCAGTCATCATCCACCAATGAGTGCTGCTCATGGTGAAAATGAACATTTCACTTATGATGTGACGTCAAAGCTGAAAACTAAATTTTTAGGGAACTCTTGTGATGTGTATCCTGTCGGAAG AACACGAGTGACTCTTAAAAAATCTGGTGTGGTCTTAGACTTAGTGCCACCTCCCACAAAGATAAACAACTTGATATTTGGAAGGACTTGGGTTGATTCACCTGGAGACATGACAATGACGAATCTAACTACTGGAGATAAAGCTGTGCTATATTTCCAGCCATGTGGCTGGTTTGG TGCTGGTCGTTATGAAGTGGATGGATATGTGTATAACGCTGCCGAGGAACCTAAGATGTTGATGACTGGGAAATGGAATGAATCCATGAGTTATCAATCATGTGACTTGGAAGGGGAACCCCTTCCAGGAACAGAATTGAAAGAG GTTTGGCATCTTGCTGATGTTCCGCAGGATGACAAGTTTCAGTACACATACTTTGCACATAAAATAAATAGCTTTGACAGTGCTCCTAAAAGGTTTTTGGCATCGGACTCACGTTTGCGCCCTGATAGATATGCACTTGAGAAAGGTGATCTATCCAAAGCAGGTGCAGAGAAGAGCAG ATTGGAGGAGAGGCAAAGAGCTGAGAAGAGGGAACGAGAAGCCAAGGGACAAAAGTTTACACCAAGATGGTTCGACTTAACAGAGGAAATTTCACCTACACCGTGGGGTGACTTGGAAGTCTATCAGTATAATAGTAGATACACTCAACACCGTGCTGAAATTGATAGCTCCAACTCTGTTGATGCGGTTGATGTGACATCAATTGACTTCAACCCATGGCAGTATGGCAATGTGTCCGCAGAATGA
- the LOC126786249 gene encoding uncharacterized protein LOC126786249 — translation MKEAKANGQYQQHQNGGGHLSPFKFAKLFDPEASWDKDQLGDVLHWIRQGMALMCGLLWGAVPLVGGIWFVLFLALSTGIIYGYYAMILKVDEEEFGGHGALLQEGLFASTTLFLLAWVIIYSLGHF, via the exons ATGAAAGAAGCAAAGGCCAACGGTCAGTACCAGCAGCACCAGAACGGCGGCGGTCACTTGTCTCCGTTCAAGTTCGCCAAGTTGTTCGATCCAGAAGCTTCCTGGGACAag GATCAATTGGGAGATGTGTTGCATTGGATTCGACAAGGGATGGCTCTTATGTGTGGGCTATTATGGGGTGCCGTGCCATTGGTTGGAGGCATTTGGTTTGTCCT TTTTCTTGCGTTATCCACTGGCATTATATATGGCTACTATGCGATGATACTGAAGgttgatgaagaagaatttgGCGGTCATGGAGCACTCCTTCAAGAGGGACTTTTTGCATCCACAACTCTTTTTCtg CTTGCATGGGTTATAATATACAGCTTGGGACACTTCTGA
- the LOC126786248 gene encoding DEAD-box ATP-dependent RNA helicase 7-like: MSLIGTDKKEKKMKKAKKENMETPVPMSIDKKSKKESKKRKALDKDADAGDKENMIEPLNNAKPNSGLEVQKTKKKSKKAKVEKEEKKRNVEEDASNVVLMAKKKSKTTKEEKEGNKQNVQEEDENLNAVSQSRILQPLRAKLKERGIKNLSPIQAMTFDTVLDGFDLLAQAPAGQDKTLAFVLPILQTLINGSAEQSKKTGHRAPSAIVLLPTRDLAIQVLKEFGFYGGSLGLVSCCIYGGSSHKVQTKKLKRGQVDIIVGTPGRVKDHIDEGNIDLSSLKFRVLGEADELSKKGLVEHVEFILGKVNDVTKVQTLLFSTNMPPWLKEIAPSRYLTSGYKKVDLTSNKKMKAT; encoded by the exons ATGTCTTTGATAGGTACTgacaagaaggagaagaagatgaagaaggcaAAAAAGGAAAACATGGAAACTCCTGTTCCGATGAGCATCGATAAGAAGAGCAAGAAAGAGTCAAAGAAGCGAAAGGCTTTGGATAAGGACGCAGATGCGGGCGACAAGGAAAACATGATTGAGCCCTTAAACAATGCCAAACCCAACAGCGGGTTGGAAGTGCAAAAGACtaaaaagaaatcaaagaaGGCCAAGGtggagaaagaggagaagaaaaggAACGTGGAGGAGGACGCCTCGAATGTGGTGCTGATGGCtaaaaagaaatcaaagaCAACCAAGGAGGAGAAAGAGGGGAACAAACAGAATGTGCAGGAGGAGGACGAGAACCTTAATGCAGTGTCACAGTCTCGTATTTTGCAGCCATTGAGGGCTAAGTTGAAGGAGAGAGGGATCAAGAACTTGTCTCCAATTCAGGCCATGACCTTTGATACTGTCTTGGATGGGTTCGACTTGCTGGCACAGGCTCCTGCTGGCCAG GATAAAACTCTGGCTTTTGTGTTGCCCATCCTGCAGACTCTAATAAATGGTTCTGCAGAACAATCTAAAAAAACTGGACACAGGGCTCCAAGTGCTATCGTACTTTTACCTACAAGGGACTTGGCCATACAG GTTCTTAAGGAATTTGGATTTTACGGCGGTTCTTTGGGATTAGTGTCATGTTGTATATACGGAGGATCCTCCCACAAGGTTCAaacaaagaagttaaagagaGGTCAGGTTGATATCATTGTTGGAACACCTGGTCGTGTAAAG GATCATATAGACGAGGGCAACATAGACTTGAGCAGTTTAAAGTTTCGGGTCCTTGGTGAAGCTGATGAACTGTCGAAGAAGGGGTTAGTTGAACATGTGGAGTTCATTCTAG GCAAGGTTAATGATGTAACCAAAGTTCAAACACTTCTCTTCAGTACAAACATGCCCCCTTGGTTGAAAGAG attgcTCCCTCCAGGTATCTTACCTCAGGTTATAAAAAGGTTGATCTGACTagtaataaaaaaatgaaggcCACTTAA